The window ttttgtttaccctttaaaaataaaacaaaaataagtggcgactccaagtcaattttttcttaatcaataaaaatcatttttcgaaatctaaatcgagctcgccatcgaatGGGAAATGCATGAGTCGAAATGCGGGATCCACAatgatatatttaatgtttattcaatttaataaaataatatttactgTTATATTAAAGTTCAAATTTCTATTCGTTAATTGAACTGTAAATAGTAAAAGATGATatgattttttcattaaaaaaatgacattttttcaaattctatagatttataaatttataatttgttttgacCTTCTAGGGATGTCTACAATTCCTCTATACGTTGGTGAGGCACTGAGGATCTCATCCGCACTCACACTCTCTGCCTTCTTGTCTCATTGTCGGGGTGAACTCTTTCTTTCTGAGGCCTACTTCCTCTTCTAATTTCCCTCTGCCTAGAATGGATGTTaaatttttctctcatttcaaaATGGTGAATTGCTAGGAGAGGGATTTTTCATGTTTGGAGAAAGAGATCAATTGGGCAGATGTTGCCTTCATCTAAAAGGGTATTTTGAGAATATATTGGAAgttaatatcataatatataaatttataaagataaattcgatgaaataaatctatttttatttttagttatttatggtgatttatatttggtttgataataattttagaaagcattttttaattaaaaacggTTCATTTATTTTTGGTCACGGACATACAGTGCAGCAAGAAGAGGGATGGGGATGAAAAACACAAAGAAAAAGACGAGAGACGAGAAATGGAAGTGAATTAGGTGGTGAGGTGGGCATCTCTGGAGAGGTATCTGTAGCCGAAGAAGAAACCGGCAACAAGGAGAGGAACCAAGAATTCCAGAAGAGCAGCATACGTGGGCGTGCTGTCATTCTTGATGACGAAAGCGCTCATTTCTTTGGTCTTTGTTTCCTTGTAGGGAGCATCCTTAGTGTATGCTGCACCGTCTTGGATGTTGTAGCCTTGGAGAACTCCGACCTGGTACTTGAGGAGTAAGTTTTGAGCTGCCTTGCTGTGCCCGATGTCCTCAAAGTCCTTGGTTGCGTCCTTCCCAGCCGACTCTACCAAAACCTCTTCTCCTCCCGGGTGCTCTTCCAAGAACTTGGTCACGTCCAGAACCCTGTCACAATCCAAAAATCAGATAAATGATCCCACCAAAAAGAAAGTGAATTAGGGGAGAGAATAATTTCGTACCCTGCCATGAATGACGAACCAGCAATCCGTCTTGGACTTGTGTTGGGCAACTTGTGAGAGAGTGAAAACTTTTTGGGGagccatttttttcttattagctACAGATACTGCATCTACATCTCAGggacaaataaataaagtaagaaGAATGGGGTTGGGGGTGGGGGGCAGGTGGTTCGGTGGTGTTGAGCACGCGACCTAACTCCCTCAGGAAGAGCTAAAAGTCCACCTCTAGGGTGGTTGGTAGAGGGCAAAGCATATGATTTAGTTAGATCGCTAATCATCTAACCAATTCGCGAATCTTTCAGAAAGAATGGGTCCCACCCTGGACTATATCCAAATTGGCCGACAGTGAGCCCACcacatatattttgaattcataAAACTCGCGAATCCCAACACCTGAGTACATTGGTGTTATGGGCTGCTCTTCCAACCAACCCTAAAAAACTAGGAAGTTTTTCCCAGTCCAGACTCGAAAGAGACTCAATCACCAGAGTGGGCTCTTCTCCATCCACACTCAGAACCCTTATTCTGCTGAATCATTTTTCCGAGTCTCCAACTTCATCGTATACTTTAAAACACAACACAACACAACAGCCAATCCATTATCCAATACTGACACTACAATCAGAAAATAGTTCTGGccaataattttcatttattttctcaaaattgttGAATTAGCATTTAGCAGCAAACATGAATCATGTGACATGCTCTTTGGGCCTCGGAAGAGATCATCCCTGGatttcaaaactttaaaattctaaattattccCACCAAAATTCCCAAACTTGCCATATTACCAGCAAAGTAACACAGCATGTTTGGAACACTTCCACCTAGAAATTACCATaaacttaaaagtaaaaatgagCATAAAGTTCAATGGATGACCATTTTTATAATTCCATTCCATTCCAATCCAATCTCACACCACAAAATGTTTGGTAAAACCTAATACATACCATTTAAtcacttaaattaattttcacgTTAAAacattcttaaattattaaattaatatatcaaagtcaattttaacttttaaattataatatcaggttattttaataaatatacccaacatatttaataacttaaattaaattattaaattatattaattcttATCAAATaccttttataatttataattacaaacttCTTCGGATTGCATCTGTTTCTGCACCCTAACAAAGCcgtttcatttttaaacttaaaaaaggGTACCCGTATTTTTTCATCCCTCTACTAGAATACAGCTTTGAGCATTTCAAACCGAAAGGCTGTAAACATTGGCATCCAATCTTTGCTGTTCTCCCAAAGTCACTGTTGGAATGCAATCAGCACAATCCTTGACCAGGTTGACTAAATAAGTTCAGTAACTGCATTGAAACAATTACAATGGAAGGGAATGGCAAGCTATAGCCAAACACAAAGCTCCATTGCTGTTTTTCATCGATCTCTTAACTCTTTCTCATCATTTTGGCCCTTACTACTGAATTCTAAGCCCTGGAACGTGACCCTAGATGATCGATACTGACTACCAAATGCAGAGCCAAAGCCCCACCCAAGGCCTAGTCCAACTCCACAGCCTCCACCTGCATATGAAAATTTCAACATAAGTGATTCAGCTATATTTAAGAGTTAAAGATAGATTCAAATGAAAAGAAGTTTACAGTTAGAGGTTGCCTACCCACGCCAAGACCCAAGATATTCAAAGGCATCCCTGAAACATATAAACATTGTTAATTAGTAAATGAACTGATTGGTAATGAAACAAGAGCTTAGTGGTACTACTGGGGCATTAGGATTGACAAAGATGTTAACTAGGATAAAAAGAATCTCCCCTACAACAAGAGAAAGGAATAAtgaaaaatctcataaattaatttgaagtttaaaGAAGGCTCAATTTACTAAAAGACTGCAACCAAACTGACATTTATTTTACAAGTAAATTCGTGTCCTCATAGGGACtagaacctagaacctcccacaaaccctccctaaccctttaccacttgtGCCATGCCTCAAGGGCTGCAACCACACACTTGACATTGTGTTCAATCTGAAGATAATCAAGGAGATATAAAGCTTTTGTTTGCCTAAACATGTGGCATTCGAAATTGGATGGATAAATACTTAAACCTGCATCTGCAACAGGAAACCACTTTCTCATACAGTACAAACTTTGGTTGCAGGGATGCTGGAGGAGAAATCTTCCCATCACTACTACTTCGgtgaaaatttttattccaCTAGTGGTCAATTTGCATTTGGGTCAAGCTCTGGTTCATAATGTGTGCTAGCAATTTGATACgcttaaatatatttatgtcaatttttgttttgtaattataGGGCAAGTTATGCATAAACTCCCCTCTTTGTGGCAATCTTTGAAAGAAAGTTTATTAGATACCTGGAAATAAGAGAACTAAATTTAACTGATGAAAAAACTGTGTCAAGAACTGTTCCAGGTTCTACCTGGGCTTTCCTTAAAGAAGAATTGTCTTATTTCttatatagaaaagaaagaatgaacaTACATTCAGACATCAGAAACTTTAAACTTCATTTGTTCATACAGACataaatattctcaaaaaatcGACTTAATCCAATTCCAAACTATACATTTTAAAGTTCACAACTAGTGTCTGAAATGTTGCATCCATTTTCCCTGTTTTGTCA is drawn from Vitis riparia cultivar Riparia Gloire de Montpellier isolate 1030 chromosome 18, EGFV_Vit.rip_1.0, whole genome shotgun sequence and contains these coding sequences:
- the LOC117907286 gene encoding cytochrome b5 translates to MVLTNFNGTGVGFGFGVGCGFGVGWGFGGMPLNILGLGVGGGCGVGLGLGWGFGSAFGSQYRSSRVTFQGLEFSSKGQNDEKELRDRLSQVAQHKSKTDCWFVIHGRVLDVTKFLEEHPGGEEVLVESAGKDATKDFEDIGHSKAAQNLLLKYQVGVLQGYNIQDGAAYTKDAPYKETKTKEMSAFVIKNDSTPTYAALLEFLVPLLVAGFFFGYRYLSRDAHLTT